From Haemorhous mexicanus isolate bHaeMex1 chromosome 2, bHaeMex1.pri, whole genome shotgun sequence, the proteins below share one genomic window:
- the METTL21C gene encoding protein-lysine methyltransferase METTL21C: MDSSFAMISAQQPPFPNKIQRTMDCQSEEEETCEEQYDSENCTCSSEQAESDTGSPVTLKILQNWVPRVSHYFDKEHYTYVGHQIVIQESIEHFGAVVWPGALALSQYLESNQEQFNLKDKKVLEIGAGTGLLSIVACILGAHVTATDLPEVLENLSYNISRNTQNLNMHKPEVRKLVWGEGLNEDFPMSTYHYDFILATDVVYHHGALDPLLATMVYFCKPGTVLLWANKFRFSTDYEFLEKVCSIFNTTILAEFPESNVKLLKATVRKN, translated from the exons CTCTTTTGCCATGatctctgcacagcagccaccatTCCCCAACAAAATTCAAAGAACAATGGACTGCCAATCTGAGGAAGAAGAAACCTGTGAAGAGCAGTATGACTCTGAAAACTGCACTTGCAGCTCCGAGCAAGCAGAATCTGACACAG GCTCACCAGTAACTCTTAAAATACTGCAGAACTGGGTTCCTAGAGTTTCACACTACTTTGATAAGGAGCACTATACGTACGTTGGCCACCAGATTGTCATTCAGGAGTCTATAGAACACTTTGGAGCTGTGGTATGGCCAGGG GCACTGGCTTTATCTCAGTATCTGGAATCAAATCAAGAACAATTCAACCTCAAAGACAAAAAGGTTTTGGAAATTGGTGCTGGAACAGGCTTGCTTTCCATTGTGGCATGTATCTTAG GGGCTCATGTTACAGCTACTGATTTGCCTGAAGTTCTTGAAAATCTCTCATATAATATTTCAAGAAATACACAGAACTTGAATATGCACAAACCTGAAGTGAGAAAACTGGTATGGGGAGAAGGCCTCAATGAAGACTTTCCTATGTCAACTTACCATTATGATTTCATACTGGCAACTGATGTTGTGTACCATCATGGAGCTCTGGACCCCCTGCTAGCAACAATGGTGTACTTTTGTAAGCCAGGAACAGTATTACTATGGGCAAATAAATTCAGATTCAGTACAGACTACGAATTTTTAGAAAAAGTTTGCAGTATATTTAACACAACCATCCTAGCAGAATTTCCAGAATCAAATGTCAAGCTGCTTAAAGCCACAGTAAGAAAGAATTAA